The Brassica oleracea var. oleracea cultivar TO1000 chromosome C6, BOL, whole genome shotgun sequence genome includes a region encoding these proteins:
- the LOC106298545 gene encoding transcription initiation factor TFIID subunit 7 — translation MEEQFILRVPPSVSERIDRLLSEDASTSDEIPLDLCFSEDGRSGTFMIGNEEFPASLLDLPAVVESFKTYDDSALVKTADIGQMIMVREPGDPAPNTVEYRHGLTPPMKDARKRRFRREPDLNPELVQRVERDLLNILSGRTIENGNEQQEETVANENANKNVSSSSPATPVEKPEEAAETGTINNNNTPAEVEQERSESEDSDDSM, via the exons ATGGAGGAACAGTTCATACTTAGGGTTCCACCGTCTGTTTCAGAGCGAATCGATCGGCTCTTGAGCGAGGACGCTTCTACTTCCGACGAGATCCCTTTAGATTTGTGCTTTTCAG AGGATGGGAGAAGCGGGACGTTTATGATTGGAAACGAAGAGTTCCCGGCTTCTCTCCTGGATCTTCCTGCTGTTGTTGAGTCTTTTAAAACTTATGATGATTCTGCTTTAGTCAAAACTGCTGACATTGGCCAG ATGATCATGGTTAGGGAGCCTGGTGATCCCGCGCCTAATACGGTTGAATACAGACATGGTCTAACTCCTCCTATGAAGGATGCTCGCAAGAGAAGATTTCGTCGAGAGCCTGACCTTAAT CCGGAGCTTGTACAGCGCGTTGAGAGGGACTTGCTGAACATCTTGAGTGGCAGAACAATCGAAAAC GGAAATGAACAGCAAGAGGAAACAGTTGCGAACGAGAATGCAAATAAGAATGTCTCTTCCTCTTCACCTGCTACACCTGTTGAAAAGCCTGAAGAAGCTGCTGAGACAGGGACTATTAATAATAATAATACTCCAGCGGAAGTTGAGCAGGAGAGAAGTGAATCAGAAGATTCTGATGATTCTATGTGA
- the LOC106297011 gene encoding F-box/kelch-repeat protein At1g55270-like has product MDLSSQRQSPNGSTGFRLQAPLVDSVSCYCRVDSSLKTVVEARKFVPGSKLCIQPNINPNAHRPSKNSNRERTRIQPPLLPGLPDDLAVACLIRVPRADHRKLRLVCKSWHRLASGNFFYSERKLLGRSEEWVYVFKKDRDGKISWNAFDPVSHLPQPLTPLPREYSEAVGFGCAVLSGCRLYLFGGKDPLRGSMRRVIFYNARTNKWHRAPDMLRKRHFFGSCVVNNCLYVAGGECEGIHRTLRSAEVYDPNKNRWSFVADMGASMVPLIGVVYDNKWFLKGLGSHQQVICEAYDPEANSWSLVSDGMVTGWIDPCACFNGRLYGLDCRDGCKLRVFDESRDSWIKFMDCKVHLGNSWPFEAAALVPLNNKLCIIRNNMSMSLVDVTNPDKNSTRLWENIAVKGESKSILSNIWSSIAGRAVKCDIVHCQVLQA; this is encoded by the exons ATGGATCTGTCTTCTCAACGACAATCCCCGAATGGGTCAACAGGTTTTCGCCTTCAAGCTCCACTG GTGGACTCTGTTTCTTGCTACTGCAGAGTAGATTCAAGTCTCAAAACCGTTGTAGAAGCAAGAAAGTTCGTTCCTGGCTCAAAGCTCTGTATCCAACCCAACATCAACCCCAATGCTCACCGTCCTAGCAAGAACTCTAACCGAGAGAGGACAAGAATCCAACCCCCGCTTCTCCCCGGCCTCCCTGACGACCTAGCCGTCGCTTGCCTCATCCGCGTCCCTCGTGCAGACCATAGAAAACTCAGACTCGTGTGCAAGAGCTGGCACAGGCTTGCCTCTGGGAACTTCTTCTACTCCGAGAGGAAGTTACTTGGGAGGTCCGAAGAATGGGTTTACGTTTTCAAAAAGGACCGTGACGGGAAGATCTCCTGGAACGCGTTTGATCCCGTCTCTCACCTTCCTCAGCCTCTTACGCCTCTTCCTAGAGAGTATTCAGAAGCTGTTGGGTTTGGTTGTGCTGTTTTGAGCGGGTGTCGTCTTTACTTGTTTGGAGGTAAGGATCCGCTTAGAGGATCAATGAGGAGGGTCATCTTCTATAACGCTAGAACAAACAAGTGGCATAGGGCACCAGACATGCTTAGGAAGCGACACTTCTTTGGTTCATGTGTCGTTAACAATTGCTTGTATGTAGCGGGTGGGGAGTGTGAAGGGATTCATAGGACGCTGCGGTCAGCTGAGGTTTATGATCCGAACAAAAACAGGTGGAGTTTCGTTGCTGATATGGGGGCATCAATGGTGCCTCTTATCGGTGTGGTTTATGATAACAAGTGGTTTCTCAAGGGTCTTGGGTCTCACCAACAGGTCATTTGTGAAGCTTATGACCCTGAAGCTAACTCATGGAGTTTGGTCAGTGATGGGATGGTTACTGGTTGGATAGACCCGTGTGCTTGTTTTAACGGTCGTCTTTACGGGTTGGATTGTAGGGATGGGTGTAAACTCAGGGTGTTTGATGAGTCCAGGGATTCATGGATCAAGTTTATGGATTGTAAAGTTCACTTGGGGAACTCGTGGCCTTTTGAAGCTGCGGCTCTTGTTCCGTTGAACAATAAGCTTTGTATAATCAGGAACAACATGAGCATGAGTCTGGTTGATGTAACGAATCCAGATAAGAACAGCACTCGGCTATGGGAGAACATTGCGGTGAAAGGAGAGTCCAAGAGCATTCTAAGTAATATATGGTCGAGTATAGCAGGAAGAGCTGTGAAATGCGATATCGTGCATTGCCAAGTGCTTCAAGCCTGA
- the LOC106297390 gene encoding uncharacterized protein LOC106297390: MNIEKVFESISLEEEEVPFNLPDLPEFSAVERNKMSIMGRTLNPESQNISDLILDMPRKWQIYDRVKGIVLSKTTFQFVFKFEHDLEEVMRKRVWTFNEWSIVIDRWVEKPPEDYLKYLLVWVQIRNIPVNHYTAEAIEAFGDLIGRVDVVAFDPNKAQSHDYVRVRVFFDVSRPVRKEKVINLPGGGSVTLRYDFERIQKRCYHCQRLTHEKDKCPLLIQARREQSDARRQRVVAAKQSSEHCIQKNDPLYGVLSDDQVGIDRATGRSKINPDVLQNMREYILAADGGEKRVREERVRQSILDLEKNPRGQKEFLRLEPAPVVILDVNREKGLIFDYSGKDCEKASKK, translated from the coding sequence ATGAATATTGAGAAAGTTTTTGAGTCCATATCACTGGAGGAGGAGGAGGTACCTTTTAACCTACCGGATTTACCTGAATTCAGCGCTGTGGAGAGGAATAAGATGAGTATAATGGGAAGAACTTTAAACCCAGAAAGTCAAAATATCAGTGATCTGATTTTGGATATGCCAAGGAAGTGGCAAATATATGATAGAGTTAAAGGGATTGTTCTATCGAAAACGACTTTCCAGTTTGTGTTCAAGTTCGAACATGACCTTGAAGAAGTGATGAGGAAACGGGTGTGGACGTTTAATGAATGGAGCATTGTGATTGATCGGTGGGTAGAGAAGCCACCTGAAGATTACCTAAAGTATTTGCTGGTGTGGGTGCAGATTCGAAATATTCCGGTGAATCACTATACTGCAGAAGCTATTGAAGCCTTTGGGGATTTGATCGGGAGGGTGGATGTGGTTGCTTTTGATCCAAACAAAGCTCAAAGCCATGACTATGTGCGGGTCAGAGTGTTTTTTGATGTGTCACGACCAGTGAGAAAGGAGAAGGTTATTAATTTACCTGGAGGTGGCTCTGTTACTCTTCGTTATGATTTCGAGAGGATTCAGAAGCGATGCTATCACTGCCAACGATTGACCCATGAAAAAGATAAATGTCCTTTGCTTATTCAGGCGAGAAGGGAGCAATCTGATGCGAGGAGACAGAGAGTTGTGGCAGCGAAACAGAGCAGTGAACACTGTATTCAGAAGAATGACCCCCTCTATGGAGTTCTGTCTGATGACCAAGTGGGCATTGATAGGGCTACAGGAAGAAGTAAAATCAATCCTGATGTGTTGCAGAACATGAGAGAGTATATCCTGGCCGCAGATGGTGGTGAAAAGCGGGTGCGGGAAGAACGCGTGAGACAGTCTATCCTGGATTTGGAGAAGAATCCTAGGGGTCAAAAAGAATTTCTGAGGCTAGAGCCGGCTCCAGTTGTCATTTTAGATGTGAACAGGGAGAAAGGTTTGATATTTGACTATTCCGGCAAGGACTGCGAGAAGGCTAGCAAAAAATAG